Genomic DNA from Alphaproteobacteria bacterium PA2:
CCGGCGATGGTGCAGAAGATGACCGGTGCAATGGCCATCTTGATCAGGGCGACAAAGGCGTCGCCCAGGGGTTTCAGATCCACACCCAGTTTTGGCCAGATGGCGCCGACTGCAATGCCCAGAACAATGCCGATCAGCACCTGAACATAGAGCACACGCAAAAGCTTGAAGACGCCCATCGGCTGGTTCCCCCCTGACGCCCGAATGCGCCCCCGGGACAAGACTAGCCTACGGTCTGCAGCTTGCGAAGCCGATCCATCGACGCCGCCGCTGATCGCCGCTAAGGACTGACCGTCCATCCTGCCGGAAGTCCTGCTCTCGAGGCGATCCTTGACCAAACGACTAGCCATTTTCCATCCCGCCGGGCGACTGGGTCTCAAGCAGAACCCGTTTGGAAAGGATGTGGCCAATCTCCAGCTCTTCCAGGCCCTGGCCCGACATGGCGGCTATGAGCAGCTGGACATCCTCTCGGCCGAGGGGCTGAGCGGAGAGGTCCTGTCCGCCGACCTGTTTCCTCAGGGCCAGCCCACCCTGCGTCTGGCCGGCGGCGGCCTGCTGGCCACAGATGGCGCTGCGGCGGGGGGCACCCTTTTGCGGGGGCAGGCTGATCTGGCCGAGCTGGCCTGGAACCGCAGACGGACCGTTGGCGACAGGGCCTTCAGCCTTGTGGGGATGATCCACACCCTGGCGCCGCCGGCCCTGCGCCAGGAAATGACGTCAGCGGCCCTGGCGCCGGTCCAGGACTGGGACGCCCTGATCTGCACATCGCCTTCGGTTCAATCGGCCATGACGACCATGTTCGATGGCCTTGCCGAGCACTTCTCCGAACGGCTCGGCGCTGTCCGGTCGCCCCGGCCCCGGTTGCCGGTCATCCCCCTGGGGGTGGATGGCGGACGTTTCGCCGCGATTTCGCAGGACGGGGCCGCTCGCGCCCGGCTCCGCGCCGACCTGAAGGTCCCCGAGGATGAGGTCCTGGTCATCTGGGTCGGGCGCCTGTCCTTCTTCGAAAAGGCCTTCCCCCAGCCCATGTTCCGGGCGGTGGAAGAGGCGGCTGCCCTGTGCGGCCAGAAGCTGCACTTCGCCCTGGCGGGCTGGTTCCCCAATGGCGAGCAGGACCACCAGCGTTATGTCCAGGCCGCCCGGGCCTATTGTCCCAGCGTCTCGGTGACCTTTGTGGACGGCAACCGTCCGGACCTGGTGGCCGACCTGTGGGCCGCCGCGGACGTCTTCATCTCCCTGGTGGACAATATCCAGGAGACCTTCGGCATTACGCCCGTGGAGGCCATGGCGGCCGGACTTCCCGTGGTGGTCAGCGATTGGGACGGCTATCGGTTCACCGTGCGGGACGGACAGGAAGGTTTCCTCATTCCCACCCTCGGCGCCCCGCCTGGTCCCCTTGGCGAATTGCTTGCGGCGCGACATGGCGTCGGGCAGGAGACCTATCAGGGCTATGTCGGCGCCGTGGCTGCGCACACCGCCGTGCATGTGGGCCGGGCTGCCCGTGCCATTTCCGACCTGGCTTCCAGTCCCGACTTGCGCCGCACCATGGGCGCGGCGGGACAGGCAAGAGTCGCCAGCACCTTCAACTGGCCGGTGGTGGTGGGCGAACTGAACCGGCTGTTTGATGAACTTGCCGAGGTTCGCGCCGCGGCGCCGGCATCTCCCCCGCCACGGACACGGCTCAACCCCGTGCGCGGCGACCCCTATGCCGACTTCGCCCACTTTGCGACGCACGCCCTGACCGTGGACAGCCTGCTGACACTGCGCGCTGGCGTGACTGGAGCCGAAGTAGACCGGGCCGCTGCTACGGAGCTCGACGGCATGTTCCAGAAATGGCGGGCGCCGGTCGCCGAAGCCCGGACCATCATCGCCCATCTTCAGGCCACGGGATCGTGCACCGCCAAGGACCTGCTCCTGCTGTTTCCCACCCCGCAAAGGCGGGGAATCCTCATGCTTCTGGCCTGGATGGCCAAGCTTGGCATGGTCGACTGGATGGAAGTCTGAGGGCAGGGCGCTGGGGGTTTCCCTTCCCCCCAAAAACCCACTAGAAGGCCCTGCAGCAGGCCCGGTAGCTCAGCAGGATAGAGCAGCGCTTTCCTAAAGCGAAGGTCGGGGGTTCGAGTCCCTCCCGGGCCGCTGTAAAATTGGGATGCCGAAGACGTGACGGCTCAGGGAACAAGCATCATCAGGGCGGTGCGCGCTCGATAGACGCAGCTCTTGATGGCGCCCATGGGCGCGCCGCTGATGGCGGCGACTTCGTCAAAGGTGAGGCCGCTGGCCGCGATCAGCACCATCGCGACCAATCCTGGGTTCAGGAGTGAGATGGTGAGCGCCTACGGGCTCCTCCAGGGAGGTAACCCGAGAGCCGTCCTCTCAGTCTGATTGGGAACAGCACCCGTCAGCCGGTATTGCGCAGTCCTGCTGCAATCCCGTTGATCGTCAGGTGAATCCCTTCGCGCACGGCCTGCTCATCATCGCCCGCCCGGCGCCTGCGAATGAGCTCGATCTGGAGATGGTTCAGCGGATCGATATAGGGCAGGCGCGAGCGGATGACGGCGGCAAGGTCGGGGTTCGCTTCCAGCAGTCGGCTCTGGCCGGTGATGGCCAGAAGGGCTTCATGTGTCCGATCCCATTCGGCGCGGATTTCTCCGAAAACATGATCAGCCAGAGACCTGTTTTCCACCAGCCCGGCATAACGCCCGGCAATGGCCATATCTCCCTTGGCCAGCACCATTTCCATATTCGCAAGGGCGGACGAGAAGAACGGCCAGGAACTGTGCATATCCCGCAGCTGACCCATGGAAACCCCGCCCTTCGCCACAGCTGACCCAAAGCCGAACCAGCCGGGCAGGAGGGTGCGCGACTGGGACCAGGAGAAGACCCACGGGATGGCCCTCAGGCCTTCAATACTGGGCTTGGCCTGACGGGAAGTGGGGCGGCTGCCGATATTGAGGTCGGCGATCTCGCTGATGGGCGTGGCGCCGAAGAAATAGTCCACAAAGCCGGGCGTTTCGTAGACCAGGGCGCGATAGGCGCCCATGGCCTGCCGGGCAAGGCTGTCCATGGCTGCGGCGTGCGGTGCGGCCGCTTCCGAGCTGGGCGGCTTGCGCAGGGAGGCAAGGATCACCCCTGAAGCGAGGGTCTCAAGGCTCTGCCGCGCCAGTTCCGGATCGGCGTATTTGTTGGCGACCACCTCGCCCTGTTCAGTTATCCGGATGCGGCCGCCGATAGTGCCTGGAGGCTGGGCCAGCAGGGCGTCGAAACTTGAGCCGCCACCCCGACCGACGGCGCCACCGCGCCCGTGAAACAGTTGCAGCCGCAGATCAGCCGCCCTCGCAGTCTCCGCCAGGGCCAGGGAGGCCTGGTGCAGTTCCCAGGTTGAGGTGAGATAGCTGCCGTCCTTGTTGGAGTCGGAATAGCCGATCATCACTTCCTGGATGCCGACGGGTTCAACCAGTTTCCGGATCAGGGGGAAACTGAAATAGCGGCCAAGGATTGCTGGTGCGGCGCGCAGGTCGGCGATGGTTTCGAAAAGGGGCTCGGCGAAAACCTGGGTATGGGGCGTTTCGCCTGGCGAGAACAGCCCGACTTCCTTGAGCAGGACATAGACCTCCAGCAGGTCTGAAACGGAGGTCGTATTGGAGACAATGTGTGCCCGGATGGAGTCCCGGCCATATCGCGCCTTGATGTCGGCGGCGGCCTGAAGGATCGCAAACTCGCGCCCGGTTTCCTCGCTGTAGCTGGCGAAGGGCGTATGCAGCAGTCGGCCGTGGGACAGTTCCTTGAGCAACAGATCGCAGCGGGCGTCCTCGTCCAGGGCCTCATAGTCGCCGCAGACGCCGGCGCCCTTCAGCAATTCTGCCACCACCCGGGCATGCACCGCCGAGTTCTGCCGCAAGTCCAGGCGGGCGAGGTGGAAACCGAAGATCTCAACAGCCCGGATCAGATCCGGCAGCGGGCCTCTTTCAAAGGCCTGGCCATGGTGTTCCAGCAGGGAAACGAGGATTGTCTCCAGATCTGCACGCAGGGCGTCCGGAGCTTCATAGGCGGGCGCATGGCCGGCTGCGGGCCGCGCTGCGGGCTCGCCAGTCAGATCTTCGTAGGTGGCGGCGAGGCGTGCATAAATGTAGCTGAGCGCTCGGCGATAGGGTTCGTCCGCCCGTTGGCGGGAGTCGTCGGGCGTGGCGTCGGCCAGGGCCTGCAATGCTGGAGAGACCACAGTCAGACCCGCCGACATGGAAAGTTCTGCGCCGAGGGCGTGAATCTGGTCGAGATAGCTGCGTAACGCCGCCCGGGACTGACGGGCCATGGCCCGGCGCATGACGGCGGCGGTTACATTGGGATTGCCATCCCGGTCGCCGCCAACCCAGGATCCCACCCGAAGAAACCCGGGCAACCGACCCGGTTCACCCAGAACTTCCCGCCAGTGAGCGTACATGCGCGGCAGCTCGGGCAGGAAGCTGCGCTCGAGATAGGAGATGGCGTTCTCGATTTCGTCGTCGACGCCCAGCTTCACATTGCGCAGAAGGCGGGTGCGCCAGAAGATCGCCACCTGGCGGATCAGGTCACGCTCAAGGCTTTTACGCTCGATATCAGACCTTGCCCGGTCATGGGCGTCCAGATCATCGGCAATAGCCCCTTGGCGGTCCAGCACGCTCTTGCGGCGAACTTCGCTGGGATGGGCGGTGATGACTGGCGCCACCAGGGCGCCGTCCAGAAGGGTCAGAACCTGCTCAAGCCCAACCCCTTCCGACGCCAGGGCGCGGACCGCGCCCGCAAGCGTATCGGAACGTGAGTCTCCGGCCCGCCCGCGACGGCGCTGGATCTGATCCTCGGCAATGTTGGTGATCTGCAGGAAGCAGGCGAAGGAATGCGCAAACCGAACGGTCTCCGGCAGGCTCAAGCCCTCCAGGAGGTCGGCCACCAGCTCGGCCGAAGCGCCCGTTCCCTTGCGATGGAAGTCTACCGAGGCCTGCCGGATGGCTTCAATCTGCGCGAAAACTTCATCCCCGTCCTCTGCCCGGATGACATCGCCAAGTATCCTTCCAAGGAACCGGACATTGGCACGCAGGAGTTCAGGCAGGGTTTGGGTCATGGGGTATATCGTCGAAGTTCCTGGAATTTTGTTGGGCCTGGCAGGCATTTCTCGAGGTGATCAGCCTTGGCTGGAGAATTGGGCGAGTCTCACTTCAGTCGGGAAGCCTCACGCGACAGGGAGTTGATCCGCTGCCAGTCGCCCGCCTTCATGGCGTCTAGCATATGTCGGTTGAGCACCGTTCTAGCGCCGACCTCACAACCCTCGACCTCTGCAGCGATACGCTCAATAGAGGCCAGTGCCGCGGGGGTGCGAAGGGTGACTTCCAGGGCGAAGAGGCCACCGGCGACCAATGCTCCGGCAAGGGGAACGGCGTGGGTCTCATCCTCGATGATCAGCACCGGCGCCACAGGCTCCAGGCCGAGTGATTCAGGCAGTGATTTCATGTTTGGAAGCAACTTTTCGAACGCCCGGTCTCCGGGCGAAGACAGAAGCTTGCGGTCTGAATATCATGTCAGTTCAAATACTTCAAAGTGACATCGTGGGCTCAACAGACCTGGCGCTTCAGACCTTGGGCTAACTACAGCCACACGAAGTGGTTCTGGTCGACGAGAGGCGCATGAGGCTTGTCGCCAACACCTGCGCCTAATCCCAGACCACCTGGGTAATCGGAGCCTCAAATTCCAAGATTCACAGGTGTCTCGCGACCCTGGCAAGGGCCATTCCAACAGGCCCTTGCCAGGCTGAGCGGTATACTGTTATTCATATGGCGAATTAAAGTTCGTAATCCGAACAATAGAATCGGGGAGGAAACAAAATGACGAATTCGGCAAGGAAGTGTCTCTTGGCTTCGGGCGTCAGTGCAGTCGCCATGTTTTGGAGTGTCAGCGCGTTCGCTGCTGACGCGGCGGCGGCCAATACCGTTGATGAAGTCGTCGTCACCGGCACGCGTATCCAGAACGCGGGGATGACCTCACCGACGCCACTGACGGTGCTCAATGCTGATCAGTTCAAGCAGACAGCCCCGTCGTCAGTTGATGACATCATCTCCCAGCTTCCTGCCTTCAGGAACAACTCCGGCCCCAATCAGCTGCAGCGCAACACCGGGTCAATTTCCACCGGGCAGAGCCTGGCCAATCTCCGCGGCCTTGGCGGCCAGCGCACCCTGACCCTGATCAATGGCCAGCGACCCGTGCCCACCAATGCGGCGGGAACGACCAGCACCAGCATCATACCCGTGGAAATGATCAAGCGGGTTGAAGTGGTGACCGGCGGCGCCTCTGCAGCCTATGGCTCTGACGCCGTCGCCGGCGTGGTCAATTTTGTCCTGAAGGACAAGATCACCAGTCTTCGCGGCTCGGTCTATGGTGGTCAGTCCCGCTATGGCGACAATACTGAGATCGGCCTCAGCCTTGCTGACGGCTTCTCCCTTCTTGGGGATCGTCTGCGCATCGTAGCGGGCGCCGACTACAACAAGAACGAAGGCATGGGCAATATCTACACCCGTGACTGGTCGGCCGTGGAGCCCGGAAACTCGGGCAATGCAATTTCATTCGGGGCGACCCGCCCCGCGGGGACGCCAGCCTTCGGCTGGGCCAATGGCGTTGAGTACGCCACCCAGACGCCCGGCGGCGTGATCAACACCGCAAGGACGACGACGGGCGGCGCTTCGACCGTTTTCAATCAGTTGGCGTTCAACCCCGATGGCAGCACCTTTAAGCTGGTCCGGGGTCCGGTTTTCGGCAACCTGATGATCAATTCATCCAGCAATCCAATTGCGACCCCGATCGCCCAGTGGCAGCTCAAGCAACCGCTGACCCAGTTCGCCTCTCTGGTGAAGGCTGACTACGATATCGACGATTCGACGACGGTCTTCCTGCAGGCTTCCTACGCCGAGAGCAGCGTGTTCTCCGAGTCCCAGTATCATCAGACGCCTGCCCTCACTGTCCTGGCGTCCAACCCCTACCTGCCGGCCTCAATGAAGGCCTTGATGGCGGCCAACAACATCACCCAGTTCGACATGGGCCGGGTGGATACCGAGTGGCTGGGCACAACCGGGGACAACCGCTATTCGACCTACCAGGTTTCTGCCGGGGTTAAGGGCAAACTGCTCGACAAGTACAACTGGGATGCCAGCTATACTTACGGCAACTCGATGATCGACTCCCACGTTTACGGCACCCGTGAAGCCAATCTGGCCGCCGCGGAGTATGCCGTTCTGGATGCCAGCGGAAACATCGTCTGCGGCCCGATTGCGACAAATCCAAACTTCGCCGCCAACAAGCTTACGAACACGATCACTGTGGCCAATGTCCAACCCGGTTGCGTGCCCCTGAATCCCTTCGGCGTTGGGAACATGTCCGCCGCTTCCAAGGACTATGTGGCCGGCATCGAGTACACAAAGAACCAGATCCTGCGTCAGGACCTGGCGATCAACCTGACGGGCGCACTCTGGGATCTGCCAGCGGGGCCGCTATCCTTCGCCATTGGAGCCGAGTACCGCAAGGACAGTCTCCGTCAGACGGCAGACCCCCTGCAGATCCTCGGCCTCTATTCTTCCGGCAACAACAAGACCTATTCAGGTCGTGAGACCGTCAAGGAAGCCTACGCCGAGTTCGAAATTCCGCTCCTCAAGGAGCTCCCGGGCATTGATTCCCTCGGCCTCAACGCCGCAGTACGCCGTACCGCCTACAAGATCAGCGGCAATGTCACGACATGGAAGGTTGGCGGGACCTACGAGCCGATTTCCGGCGTGAGGTTCCGGGCGACGCGCTCCCAGGATATCCGCGCGCCGTCCCTGTCGGACCTCTTCCTGATCGGCGGCGTTTCGGCGACGGGCTCCTTCGTCAATCCCTTCAACGGACAATCATCCAGGTTGCCGGTCCAGACCACCGGCAACTCGGCGCTCACGCCGGAAGAAGCTGAAACCACGTCCTTCGGCGTCGCCTTCCAGGGGCGCGACGGCTTCCTGCCTGGCGCCCGCTTCTCGGTTGACTACTACAAGATCAAGGTCAGCGACGTGATCGCTTCGGTGTCCGCTACGGACACTCTGGCGCGCTGTTTCCAGGGCGTTCAGAGCTATTGTGCGGCCATCCAGTTCGACAGTTCGGCTTTCGGCATTTCCAAGGTCTTCGTGCAACCCTTCAACCAGTCGGTGCTGGATACGGACGGCGTGGACTATGAGTTCGGCTACAAAACTGACCTGTCAGCCCTCAACCTGCCTGGCGCAGTCGACCTTACCGTGTTCGCCACCAATCTGCGGCATCTGAAGACAACCGACCGGCCAGGCCCCACAGGCGTGACGGTCGACAATGCCGGGGTGCAGGCTGGCTCGCCAAAATGGGTCGGTGCGGCCTACCTGAACTATCGTCTCGACGCTCTCAGCCTTGGCGTCCAGGTCCGGGCCTTCTCGGAAATCCGCTATTCGGCCCTGTTTGTCGGACCAGGGGAGGCGGGCTATTCGCCGACCCTCTCGAACAGCATCAACAAGAATACATTCCCGGCGCTCGCCTAT
This window encodes:
- a CDS encoding glycosyl transferase family 1, translated to MTKRLAIFHPAGRLGLKQNPFGKDVANLQLFQALARHGGYEQLDILSAEGLSGEVLSADLFPQGQPTLRLAGGGLLATDGAAAGGTLLRGQADLAELAWNRRRTVGDRAFSLVGMIHTLAPPALRQEMTSAALAPVQDWDALICTSPSVQSAMTTMFDGLAEHFSERLGAVRSPRPRLPVIPLGVDGGRFAAISQDGAARARLRADLKVPEDEVLVIWVGRLSFFEKAFPQPMFRAVEEAAALCGQKLHFALAGWFPNGEQDHQRYVQAARAYCPSVSVTFVDGNRPDLVADLWAAADVFISLVDNIQETFGITPVEAMAAGLPVVVSDWDGYRFTVRDGQEGFLIPTLGAPPGPLGELLAARHGVGQETYQGYVGAVAAHTAVHVGRAARAISDLASSPDLRRTMGAAGQARVASTFNWPVVVGELNRLFDELAEVRAAAPASPPPRTRLNPVRGDPYADFAHFATHALTVDSLLTLRAGVTGAEVDRAAATELDGMFQKWRAPVAEARTIIAHLQATGSCTAKDLLLLFPTPQRRGILMLLAWMAKLGMVDWMEV
- a CDS encoding phosphoenolpyruvate carboxylase, with the translated sequence MTQTLPELLRANVRFLGRILGDVIRAEDGDEVFAQIEAIRQASVDFHRKGTGASAELVADLLEGLSLPETVRFAHSFACFLQITNIAEDQIQRRRGRAGDSRSDTLAGAVRALASEGVGLEQVLTLLDGALVAPVITAHPSEVRRKSVLDRQGAIADDLDAHDRARSDIERKSLERDLIRQVAIFWRTRLLRNVKLGVDDEIENAISYLERSFLPELPRMYAHWREVLGEPGRLPGFLRVGSWVGGDRDGNPNVTAAVMRRAMARQSRAALRSYLDQIHALGAELSMSAGLTVVSPALQALADATPDDSRQRADEPYRRALSYIYARLAATYEDLTGEPAARPAAGHAPAYEAPDALRADLETILVSLLEHHGQAFERGPLPDLIRAVEIFGFHLARLDLRQNSAVHARVVAELLKGAGVCGDYEALDEDARCDLLLKELSHGRLLHTPFASYSEETGREFAILQAAADIKARYGRDSIRAHIVSNTTSVSDLLEVYVLLKEVGLFSPGETPHTQVFAEPLFETIADLRAAPAILGRYFSFPLIRKLVEPVGIQEVMIGYSDSNKDGSYLTSTWELHQASLALAETARAADLRLQLFHGRGGAVGRGGGSSFDALLAQPPGTIGGRIRITEQGEVVANKYADPELARQSLETLASGVILASLRKPPSSEAAAPHAAAMDSLARQAMGAYRALVYETPGFVDYFFGATPISEIADLNIGSRPTSRQAKPSIEGLRAIPWVFSWSQSRTLLPGWFGFGSAVAKGGVSMGQLRDMHSSWPFFSSALANMEMVLAKGDMAIAGRYAGLVENRSLADHVFGEIRAEWDRTHEALLAITGQSRLLEANPDLAAVIRSRLPYIDPLNHLQIELIRRRRAGDDEQAVREGIHLTINGIAAGLRNTG